In Palaemon carinicauda isolate YSFRI2023 chromosome 18, ASM3689809v2, whole genome shotgun sequence, a genomic segment contains:
- the LOC137657587 gene encoding uncharacterized protein yields the protein MLSTVENCFQAFSVPQWTTLMPLMVVGLQFFLPVVESIECYECVHNNQRVKRHNRFVYPCSEFDGTPRYIMHCPDSKLCIYQRITLQLSSENVMVTTMDGCTPNTTDHARYAEAGLVKEGCIQHKSAYKPPSSEYCYCSYNLCNNVLSNHQTSNLLLLAVCLLTIIYTNNYRMCS from the exons ATGTTATCCACAGTAGAAAATTGCTTTCAAGCCTTTTCAGTGCCACAATGGACGACTCTGATGCCTCTTATGGTCGTTGGCTTGCAGTTCTTCCTGCCAG TGGTCGAAAGCATAGAATGCTACGAATGTGTCCACAACAACCAACGTGTGAAGAGACACAACCGGTTCGTGTACCCTTGCTCTGAATTCGACGGGACGCCGCGATACATCATGCATTGTCCAGACTCGAAACTGTGTATATATCAAAGGATAACGTTGCAGTTATCTTCAG AAAATGTGATGGTTACCACAATGGACGGCTGCACGCCTAACACTACGGATCACGCTCGCTACGCTGAAGCAGGCCTGGTCAAAGAAGGTTGCATACAACATAAAAGTGCATACAAGCCTCCTTCATCTGAGTACTGCTACTGCAGTTATAACCTCTGTAACAATGTTTTATCAAACCATCAAACATCTAATCTCTTGCTACTAGCCGTATGTTTACTTACAATAATATACACTAACAACTATCGGATGTGTTCTTGA